One genomic region from Clostridiales bacterium encodes:
- a CDS encoding D-alanine--D-alanine ligase: MDIKKKVAVIFGGQSTEHEVSLVSATSILRNIDRTKWNVVAIGITKEGEWLLYDGDLQKIATGEWVDIAKKCTNKFIAEQKYCNTIRNIFYSIGAETKESPIDVIFPMVHGNNCEDGKLQGVLELSGIPYVGPNVLSSAVCMDKVFAKIMFEKAGIPTCKYISAMRDDISKDKDFIVKKIEKELGYPCFIKPANAGSSVGVSKAYNKEELINAFIEAGKYDRKILIEEFVDGREVESAVLGNEDPQVAVLGEAITGGDFYDYDFKYNSPDSKTVIPADIDEETKSKIQAYAKKAFIALNCEVLSRVDFFVHRKTGKVLLNEINTLPGFTDISMYPKMWEKSGVPIGQLIDRLLELAMDRFKKGEIQITK, from the coding sequence ATGGATATTAAGAAAAAGGTTGCTGTAATTTTCGGAGGTCAATCAACAGAGCATGAGGTTTCTTTGGTGTCGGCTACATCTATATTAAGAAATATAGATAGAACAAAGTGGAATGTGGTAGCAATAGGAATAACCAAAGAGGGAGAATGGCTGTTATATGACGGAGATTTACAAAAAATAGCAACTGGAGAATGGGTAGATATAGCAAAAAAATGCACAAATAAATTTATTGCAGAACAGAAATATTGTAATACAATAAGAAATATTTTTTATTCCATAGGAGCAGAGACAAAAGAAAGTCCAATAGACGTGATATTTCCAATGGTGCATGGGAATAATTGTGAAGATGGAAAGTTACAGGGAGTTTTAGAGCTTTCGGGAATACCTTATGTGGGGCCTAATGTGTTGTCATCTGCAGTTTGTATGGATAAGGTTTTTGCAAAGATAATGTTTGAAAAAGCGGGTATACCTACATGCAAATACATAAGTGCTATGAGGGATGATATAAGTAAGGATAAAGATTTTATAGTGAAGAAAATAGAGAAAGAATTAGGTTATCCTTGCTTTATTAAGCCAGCCAATGCAGGGTCATCAGTTGGAGTGTCTAAGGCGTATAATAAAGAGGAGTTAATAAATGCATTTATTGAAGCTGGTAAGTATGATAGGAAAATTCTAATAGAGGAATTTGTAGATGGAAGGGAAGTAGAAAGTGCGGTATTGGGTAATGAAGATCCACAAGTAGCTGTATTGGGAGAGGCTATAACAGGTGGAGATTTTTATGATTACGATTTTAAGTATAATTCACCAGACTCCAAAACAGTTATACCAGCAGATATTGATGAAGAGACAAAAAGTAAGATACAAGCGTATGCTAAAAAAGCATTTATTGCATTAAATTGTGAAGTCTTATCTAGAGTAGATTTTTTTGTACATAGAAAAACAGGTAAAGTATTGTTAAATGAGATAAATACATTGCCAGGTTTTACGGACATAAGTATGTATCCGAAAATGTGGGAAAAGTCGGGAGTGCCAATTGGTCAATTAATAGATAGATTGTTAGAACTTGCAATGGATAGATTTAAAAAGGGTGAAATACAAATAACGAAATAG
- a CDS encoding DUF1934 domain-containing protein, whose amino-acid sequence MNKDVIISVRGIQTSPNDKEANQMELVTEGKYYKKGNSYYITYKESKVTGMEGTTTMVKVCEDGLVTLIRFGTVNTQFMFKEGKKYTSYYDTMYGTFIVDILTKTVSIDVDDRGGDIRVDYNIAIDDNKRGETDFYIKIREVAKGQ is encoded by the coding sequence ATGAATAAGGACGTTATTATATCGGTAAGAGGAATTCAGACATCCCCAAATGATAAAGAGGCAAATCAAATGGAACTTGTAACAGAGGGCAAGTATTACAAAAAGGGTAATAGCTACTACATCACATACAAAGAAAGCAAAGTAACAGGTATGGAAGGGACTACAACTATGGTGAAGGTATGTGAGGATGGACTGGTTACGTTGATTAGGTTTGGTACTGTGAATACGCAGTTTATGTTTAAAGAAGGGAAAAAGTATACATCGTATTATGATACTATGTACGGTACGTTCATAGTTGATATATTAACCAAGACGGTTAGTATCGACGTGGACGACAGAGGAGGAGATATAAGAGTTGATTACAATATAGCTATAGATGATAATAAAAGAGGAGAAACAGATTTTTATATAAAGATTAGGGAGGTAGCCAAAGGGCAATGA
- a CDS encoding arginine--tRNA ligase, protein MINYVKNLREEIVGLIKKALEKSIRTEEFENFELGDDEFVVEIPKEKTNGDFSTNIAMKMAKKARKAPRVCADIIIRNMEIEGSNVDRVECAGAGFINFYLKMDWLYDVLRIIQKEGCNYGKSNIGNGKKIMVEFVSANPTGPLHMGNARGGALGDLIAGVFEATGHEVVREFYINDAGNQIEKFGVSLEARYIQQIKGEDAISFPEDGYHGEDLIEHVKAYIEEYGDSLINVSEKERRKTLVDYALPRNINMIKEGLARYGITYDVWFSEKTLHDSGEIKKVVKTLDDTGYCVDKDGAKWFKSPMLGDDKEAVLVRNNGVVTYFAADIAYHKNKFVDRGFDRVINLWGADHHGHVARMKAGIAALGIDPDRLDIVLFQLVHLYQNGEKVRMSKRTGKAISLIDLLDEVGKDAARFIFNTRASGNHLDFDLDLAVKKSNDNPVYYVQYAYARICSILRVCKEEGIVRVDLDKVDLSQLKNVEEIELIRALARYPEEIEISLKTLEPSRLTRYVLDVAGLFHSFYNSCRIKDEEDTVRQARLVLVESVKIVIKNVLDLLKISAPEKM, encoded by the coding sequence ATGATTAATTATGTAAAAAACTTGAGAGAAGAGATAGTGGGTTTGATAAAGAAGGCTTTAGAAAAATCTATTAGAACTGAGGAATTTGAAAATTTTGAGTTGGGTGATGACGAATTTGTTGTAGAAATACCAAAAGAGAAAACAAATGGAGATTTTTCTACTAATATTGCAATGAAGATGGCAAAGAAGGCAAGAAAGGCACCTAGGGTTTGTGCAGATATAATTATTAGAAATATGGAGATTGAAGGATCTAATGTGGATCGTGTGGAGTGCGCGGGTGCAGGTTTTATCAATTTCTACTTAAAAATGGATTGGTTATATGATGTGTTGCGTATTATACAAAAAGAGGGTTGTAATTACGGTAAATCAAACATTGGTAATGGCAAAAAGATTATGGTTGAATTCGTTAGTGCAAATCCAACAGGACCGTTACATATGGGTAACGCAAGAGGTGGTGCATTGGGAGATCTTATTGCTGGAGTGTTTGAGGCGACAGGTCATGAAGTTGTACGAGAATTTTACATAAATGATGCAGGAAATCAAATAGAAAAATTTGGGGTATCTTTAGAAGCGCGCTATATCCAACAGATCAAAGGAGAGGATGCAATTTCATTTCCTGAAGATGGGTATCATGGAGAAGATTTAATAGAACACGTAAAGGCCTATATAGAGGAGTATGGCGATAGCTTAATTAATGTATCGGAAAAAGAAAGACGGAAAACGCTTGTTGATTATGCGTTGCCACGTAACATAAATATGATAAAAGAAGGTTTGGCAAGATATGGTATAACATATGATGTATGGTTCTCTGAGAAAACGTTGCATGATTCCGGGGAGATAAAAAAAGTGGTTAAGACGTTGGATGATACTGGTTATTGTGTAGACAAGGATGGTGCAAAGTGGTTTAAGTCACCCATGTTGGGTGATGATAAAGAGGCCGTGCTAGTAAGGAACAATGGCGTTGTTACATATTTTGCAGCTGATATAGCATATCACAAAAATAAATTTGTTGACAGAGGCTTTGATAGAGTAATAAATTTATGGGGTGCAGATCATCATGGACATGTTGCAAGGATGAAAGCAGGGATTGCGGCGCTTGGTATAGATCCAGATAGATTAGATATAGTGTTGTTTCAGTTGGTACATTTGTATCAGAATGGTGAGAAAGTTAGGATGTCTAAAAGGACAGGGAAAGCAATATCATTAATAGATTTGTTGGATGAAGTGGGAAAGGATGCAGCAAGATTTATCTTTAACACAAGAGCATCAGGTAATCATTTGGATTTTGATTTAGATTTGGCAGTCAAAAAGTCTAATGATAATCCAGTATATTATGTTCAATATGCGTATGCTAGGATATGCAGCATACTTAGAGTGTGTAAAGAAGAAGGTATCGTGCGTGTAGATTTAGATAAAGTTGATTTATCGCAACTTAAAAATGTTGAAGAAATAGAATTGATCAGGGCATTGGCAAGATATCCTGAGGAAATTGAAATATCTTTAAAGACATTGGAGCCAAGTAGATTAACAAGGTATGTGCTAGATGTAGCAGGATTGTTTCACAGTTTTTATAACTCATGTAGAATAAAAGATGAGGAAGATACTGTAAGACAAGCAAGATTAGTGCTAGTAGAGAGTGTAAAGATAGTAATAAAAAATGTTTTGGATTTATTAAAAATTTCAGCGCCAGAAAAAATGTAG
- a CDS encoding CTP synthase — translation MSVKYIFVTGGVVSGLGKGITAASLGRLLKSRGVSVTIQKFDPYINVDPGTMSPYQHGEVFVTEDGAETDLDLGHYERFIDENLTKYSNVTTGKIYLSVITKERKGNYLGDTVQVVPNITNEIKSTIYKLGKEKTEVVITEIGGTVGDIESLPFLEAIRQVKAEVGADNVMYIHVTLVPYLAKSGELKTKPTQHSVKELRALGIQPDVIVCRTEYELSRELKDKIGLFCNIDGNSVIQNLDAGSLYEIPLMLEKEGLAKITIDKLKLDCREPNLSEWKKLVDMQKGLKHKVKIALVGKYVQLHDAYISVVEGLKHGGIWNDAEVEIEWIDSEGIEKNNVAEILKGVDGIIVPGGFGYRGIEGMILAIQYARENKIPFFGICLGMQMAVVEFARDVCGLKDANSSEFTNNTKNLVIDLMPGQRDLDEVGGSMRLGVYPCKISKDSRVYEMYQQELIYERHRHRYEFNNEFRDMLKDNGLVVSGVSPDDRLVEIIEVKDHPWFIATQFHPEFKSRPNRAHQLFRGFIAAAREFGKTR, via the coding sequence GTGTCAGTTAAATATATTTTTGTTACAGGAGGAGTTGTATCAGGGTTAGGGAAAGGAATAACGGCGGCTTCTCTTGGTAGACTTTTGAAATCAAGAGGAGTTAGTGTTACGATACAAAAATTTGATCCATACATAAACGTCGATCCAGGAACAATGAGCCCTTATCAGCATGGAGAGGTTTTTGTTACGGAAGATGGAGCAGAGACCGATTTGGACTTAGGTCATTATGAGAGATTTATAGACGAAAATCTTACAAAGTATAGTAATGTTACTACAGGTAAAATATATTTATCGGTTATAACAAAGGAGAGAAAAGGAAACTATCTAGGAGATACTGTGCAGGTAGTGCCTAACATTACAAATGAGATAAAAAGTACAATTTACAAGTTAGGGAAGGAAAAAACAGAGGTAGTCATAACAGAAATAGGGGGCACAGTTGGAGATATAGAGAGTTTGCCATTTTTGGAGGCAATAAGACAGGTAAAGGCAGAAGTTGGAGCTGACAATGTTATGTATATTCATGTAACATTGGTGCCATATCTAGCTAAATCTGGAGAACTTAAGACTAAACCTACACAACATAGTGTAAAGGAATTAAGAGCGTTAGGAATACAGCCAGATGTGATTGTGTGTAGAACAGAGTATGAATTATCGAGAGAACTAAAGGATAAGATAGGTTTATTTTGTAATATTGACGGTAATAGCGTAATACAAAATTTGGATGCGGGAAGTTTATACGAAATTCCTTTGATGTTGGAAAAAGAAGGATTGGCAAAGATAACAATAGATAAACTAAAATTGGATTGTAGGGAGCCTAATTTATCTGAATGGAAAAAGTTGGTTGATATGCAAAAGGGATTGAAACATAAAGTGAAGATAGCCCTTGTAGGTAAGTATGTTCAGTTACACGATGCATATATAAGTGTTGTTGAGGGATTAAAACATGGCGGGATTTGGAATGATGCGGAAGTTGAGATAGAGTGGATAGATTCGGAAGGTATAGAAAAAAATAATGTGGCAGAGATATTAAAAGGTGTTGACGGAATTATAGTGCCAGGAGGATTTGGATATAGGGGAATAGAAGGAATGATACTTGCAATACAGTATGCAAGAGAAAATAAGATACCGTTCTTTGGAATATGTTTAGGAATGCAAATGGCAGTAGTAGAGTTTGCACGAGATGTATGTGGATTAAAAGATGCAAACAGTTCTGAATTTACTAACAATACGAAAAATCTAGTTATAGATTTAATGCCTGGACAAAGAGACTTGGATGAAGTAGGAGGAAGTATGAGACTTGGCGTGTATCCATGTAAAATTAGCAAAGACTCAAGGGTATATGAGATGTACCAACAGGAATTAATATATGAGAGACATAGACATAGGTATGAGTTTAATAATGAGTTTAGAGATATGTTAAAAGATAATGGCCTTGTTGTGTCGGGAGTATCGCCAGATGATAGATTAGTTGAGATTATAGAGGTAAAAGATCATCCATGGTTTATTGCAACACAATTTCATCCAGAATTTAAGTCTAGACCCAACAGAGCACATCAGTTATTTAGAGGATTTATTGCTGCAGCAAGGGAATTCGGAAAAACCAGATAG
- the spoIIR gene encoding stage II sporulation protein R, which yields MKKIILVVGVILALIIGRVSNYSKSINTGLASNMIRLHVVANSNSTNDQILKLKVRDKVLDYTKVLLRDSVSIDDTQRIISQNLGNISNFIKKYMDENCINYNVKVQLGEFPFPTKAYGDVVLPAGYYQALKVLIGEAKGNNWWCVLFPPLCFVDATHGRITDDVKQKLKQDLTTEQYDIITKTNKTNDIPIKIKFKVVELYQTSRVAITKLINRGIKC from the coding sequence GTGAAAAAAATAATTTTAGTTGTTGGGGTTATTTTAGCATTGATAATAGGGAGAGTGTCTAATTATTCGAAAAGTATAAACACAGGTCTTGCGAGTAATATGATACGATTACATGTTGTGGCTAATAGTAATTCAACGAATGATCAGATACTTAAGCTTAAAGTACGAGATAAAGTATTGGATTACACGAAAGTTTTATTACGGGATAGTGTTAGCATTGATGATACACAACGTATAATAAGTCAGAATCTTGGAAACATATCAAATTTCATAAAAAAATATATGGACGAAAATTGCATAAATTATAATGTTAAGGTACAGCTAGGAGAGTTTCCTTTTCCAACCAAGGCATATGGTGATGTGGTGTTACCTGCAGGATATTATCAAGCGTTGAAAGTTTTAATAGGAGAAGCGAAGGGGAACAATTGGTGGTGTGTACTTTTCCCGCCATTATGTTTTGTTGATGCAACGCATGGTAGGATAACCGACGATGTTAAACAAAAATTAAAGCAGGATCTAACAACTGAGCAATATGATATAATTACAAAAACAAATAAAACTAATGATATTCCTATTAAGATAAAATTTAAGGTGGTGGAGTTATACCAAACGTCAAGAGTAGCGATAACAAAACTTATAAATAGGGGTATAAAGTGCTAA
- a CDS encoding TrkH family potassium uptake protein, which produces MTKKDTVSGYKLVFGYLGAMLLVIGVVLLLPLLILFTYPEEICYAYCFVVPSIPCFVVGYILMKLIRNKDTAPLNRNHDAIIVVFSWLLLIFLSAIPFILTKNFTFIQAVFESTSAYTTTGLSVMNSDSLPRIFLLFRSIGLFIGGVGLILVVSTVLSSYYGMRLYGTEGHSEKLLPNVIKTSRLILSVYSLYILLGTLAFIYFGMDWFDAINHAIAALSTGGFSTKSAGISYFNSIPIELVAISLMLLGGTGFLIHVLITKLNFKKVLLHCETKFNIFLFFTVIPFFCFSLCQHFNFSILHSLRITLFNVVSAVTTTGFQTIPKFPLLPPSLFLCLIILMLIGGNTGSTSGGIKQYRMIIILKEMWWNILDKTSFRRIVRVYTVNKYGENEAIDQYEKRKVSSFIFLYLFIFLIATFIFTCFGHSISNSMFEVASALSGTGISSGIISSSCPTPILLTTCACMLLGRLEIYVIILSFLRIFMDLRHRKQLS; this is translated from the coding sequence ATGACAAAAAAAGACACAGTATCAGGTTATAAATTAGTATTTGGTTATCTTGGAGCAATGCTTTTGGTTATTGGTGTAGTTTTACTTCTACCTCTACTTATTCTATTTACATACCCAGAAGAAATTTGTTATGCTTATTGTTTCGTAGTACCAAGCATTCCTTGCTTTGTAGTAGGATATATTTTGATGAAACTTATTCGAAATAAAGATACAGCACCCCTAAATCGAAATCACGATGCAATTATTGTAGTATTCTCGTGGTTATTGCTGATATTTCTTAGTGCTATTCCCTTTATTTTGACAAAGAATTTTACTTTTATTCAAGCAGTATTTGAGTCAACTAGCGCTTATACTACAACCGGTCTTAGTGTCATGAATTCAGATAGTTTACCACGTATATTTTTGCTATTTAGAAGCATAGGTCTTTTTATAGGTGGTGTTGGACTTATTCTCGTTGTATCAACCGTTTTATCGAGCTATTATGGCATGAGACTATATGGAACAGAGGGACACTCTGAGAAATTATTGCCCAACGTAATTAAAACATCTCGTCTTATACTTAGTGTGTATTCATTATATATACTTTTAGGTACTTTAGCCTTTATTTATTTTGGTATGGATTGGTTTGATGCTATAAATCATGCTATTGCTGCTTTGTCTACAGGTGGATTTTCGACTAAATCAGCTGGTATTAGTTATTTTAATAGTATTCCTATTGAGCTAGTCGCTATTTCCCTTATGCTTCTTGGCGGCACAGGTTTTTTAATTCACGTATTGATAACCAAACTAAACTTTAAAAAAGTGTTACTGCACTGTGAAACAAAATTTAATATCTTTTTATTTTTCACTGTTATACCATTTTTTTGTTTTTCCCTTTGCCAACACTTTAATTTTTCCATACTACATTCTTTGCGCATCACATTATTTAACGTAGTATCTGCCGTAACAACTACGGGATTTCAAACAATACCTAAATTCCCTTTGCTTCCACCAAGTTTATTTTTATGTCTAATTATTCTTATGTTGATTGGAGGAAATACTGGATCTACATCTGGGGGAATTAAACAGTATCGAATGATTATTATTTTAAAAGAGATGTGGTGGAATATACTCGACAAAACTTCTTTTAGACGAATTGTGCGCGTATACACAGTAAACAAGTATGGAGAGAATGAGGCAATTGATCAATATGAAAAACGAAAAGTCTCCAGTTTTATATTTTTATATTTATTTATTTTTCTTATCGCAACTTTTATTTTCACATGTTTTGGTCACTCTATCAGTAACTCAATGTTCGAAGTAGCCTCAGCATTAAGTGGTACTGGTATTTCTTCTGGTATAATAAGTAGCTCGTGTCCAACACCAATACTTTTAACCACTTGTGCATGCATGTTACTAGGACGTCTTGAAATATATGTCATCATACTATCATTTTTAAGAATATTTATGGATCTGCGTCATCGTAAACAATTATCCTAA
- a CDS encoding TrkA family potassium uptake protein: MNIVIASGKTKADFLIGSFLKKKHTLVVINEDIKYCEYLASNHGIPIVHGIPYKQDTLNGANIQNFDVLIALSYNDADNLAICQLAKKVYNIEKTVCVVSNPSNVEFFKALGVNTVISATYLVSNMIEQASTIENLIATLALENNKIILTEMIVDPSYPVCNKRLIDIKFPHGIIVSCILRSDNMIVPNGSTVVFPNDKLLVISSPSDQQKVLDIISGGTN, from the coding sequence ATGAACATCGTAATTGCTAGCGGAAAAACTAAAGCCGATTTCTTAATAGGTTCTTTTTTAAAAAAGAAACATACCCTTGTTGTAATAAATGAAGATATTAAATACTGTGAATACCTAGCGTCCAATCATGGTATACCTATTGTTCATGGTATCCCGTACAAACAAGATACATTAAACGGTGCAAATATACAAAACTTTGATGTTTTAATCGCTCTAAGTTACAACGATGCAGACAACTTAGCAATTTGTCAACTAGCAAAAAAGGTTTATAATATAGAAAAAACCGTTTGTGTTGTTTCTAATCCTAGTAACGTTGAATTTTTTAAAGCTTTGGGCGTAAACACTGTTATTAGTGCAACGTACCTTGTATCTAATATGATTGAACAAGCTTCTACTATAGAGAATCTCATTGCTACACTTGCGTTGGAAAATAACAAAATAATTCTTACTGAAATGATTGTTGATCCTTCCTATCCTGTATGTAATAAGAGATTGATTGACATAAAATTCCCTCATGGAATAATTGTAAGCTGTATCCTACGAAGTGATAATATGATCGTACCTAATGGATCCACTGTAGTTTTCCCGAACGATAAGCTACTTGTGATATCATCTCCATCGGATCAGCAAAAAGTTCTTGATATTATTTCTGGAGGTACAAATTGA
- a CDS encoding TrkA family potassium uptake protein, whose amino-acid sequence MYIKKKKSAIIIGSGRFGSSLASILYDDNYDVVIVDRDPGAFSNLSEKFSGYQVNLDAYDIISLERVGLKRVQTFVACTGNDNFNSMLCQIARKIYNTEHVYMRMNNPENEVLLEGLNINVIYPFKLSVTEFERLRLKVEGSENK is encoded by the coding sequence ATGTATATAAAAAAGAAGAAATCTGCTATTATTATAGGCTCCGGTCGTTTTGGATCCAGCTTAGCTTCTATACTTTACGATGATAATTATGATGTCGTTATTGTAGATCGTGATCCGGGTGCATTTAGCAACTTGTCTGAGAAATTCTCTGGCTATCAAGTTAATCTTGATGCGTACGATATTATTTCTCTTGAGCGAGTAGGTTTAAAAAGAGTTCAAACTTTTGTTGCCTGTACCGGGAACGATAATTTTAATAGTATGTTATGCCAGATCGCTAGAAAAATTTACAATACAGAACATGTTTACATGCGTATGAACAATCCCGAAAACGAAGTTTTATTGGAAGGTCTAAACATCAATGTTATCTATCCATTTAAGTTATCGGTTACTGAATTTGAAAGACTACGACTAAAAGTTGAAGGAAGTGAAAATAAATGA
- the ytvI gene encoding sporulation integral membrane protein YtvI, translating to MDIFLNLDIKKLIFLFLKILFVSLIMVFVVRISIYFVPFIVAFIISLIIDPIVNFFNKKLKFNRKIASFVCLIAVFFLLGWVLFLGVSKIILELSNLSHNIPMYSEIITKNIEKFTSYASDFYFSLPEKITLSVEKSFLEISNSLSIYLDVIVKTIVNTAISLPNAFIFFLVTIVSTYFFVSDKELIFASVRNTLPKKLVKFIHIIKTESFSATNAYIRSQLIIASITTIQVIIGFSILRMKNILTLSILFFILDLLPLIGVGGVLIPWGIYEFIFDSPYQGSGLLLLYMSILIIRNLTEPKILSTQIGFHPLIVLMSMYVGFKLIGVMGLILGPLTIMFSRNIFVELFKSCSSKNFKELLIKNLCTDTFFKSYHSEEILDNH from the coding sequence ATGGACATATTTTTAAACCTTGACATCAAAAAACTTATATTCCTATTTTTGAAAATACTTTTTGTGTCACTAATAATGGTGTTTGTTGTTCGCATAAGTATTTATTTTGTTCCCTTTATCGTAGCTTTTATAATTTCATTAATAATTGACCCTATTGTAAATTTTTTTAATAAAAAACTTAAATTTAACAGAAAAATTGCATCTTTTGTATGTTTAATTGCTGTGTTTTTTTTATTAGGTTGGGTACTATTTTTAGGGGTATCTAAAATAATATTAGAACTTTCGAATTTATCCCATAATATACCTATGTACTCCGAAATAATAACAAAGAACATCGAGAAATTCACATCATACGCTTCTGACTTTTATTTCTCTTTACCTGAAAAAATCACTCTATCCGTTGAAAAATCTTTTTTAGAAATATCAAATAGCTTATCTATCTATCTTGATGTGATTGTAAAAACAATTGTAAATACTGCTATATCTTTACCTAACGCGTTTATTTTCTTTTTAGTTACAATTGTTTCAACATACTTTTTCGTAAGCGACAAAGAATTAATATTTGCTAGCGTTCGAAATACTTTACCAAAAAAGCTAGTAAAATTCATCCATATTATAAAAACAGAATCATTTTCCGCCACTAATGCATACATAAGATCTCAATTAATAATAGCATCCATTACCACTATCCAAGTAATTATAGGTTTTTCTATATTGCGTATGAAAAATATATTAACTCTTAGTATATTATTTTTCATATTAGATTTACTTCCATTGATTGGAGTTGGTGGAGTCCTAATCCCTTGGGGAATATACGAATTCATTTTTGATTCACCATACCAAGGTAGCGGTTTACTTCTCCTTTATATGTCTATTTTAATCATAAGGAATTTAACTGAACCAAAAATTCTAAGCACACAAATAGGTTTTCATCCGCTTATTGTTTTAATGAGTATGTATGTTGGATTCAAGTTAATTGGTGTTATGGGACTTATTTTAGGTCCTCTTACAATAATGTTTTCTCGGAATATTTTTGTTGAACTGTTTAAATCGTGTTCTTCAAAAAATTTCAAAGAACTCCTTATTAAAAATTTATGTACAGATACCTTTTTCAAATCTTATCATTCCGAGGAAATACTTGACAATCACTAA